A single window of Marinobacter sp. LA51 DNA harbors:
- a CDS encoding metal ABC transporter permease, with the protein MPIIDAVLNDFFWRALIGGLGVALVAGPLGCFVVWRRMAYFGDTLAHSALLGIALSFLISVPLHVGVVMTCMVLAIALVLLSRTRALATDTLLGILAHSALAIGLVTLSFMPDVRVDLTGLLFGDLLAMSRADLFWIYGGAAVILTLLATLWHGLLMSTIHPELARVEGLPVERLRLVLVLMFSLVIAVAMKIVGVLLITALLIIPAATARRLAHGPEHMVGLAMVFGFIAVTGGLSLSWYLDTPAGPSAVVTAFLTFVLVYGTAGKARI; encoded by the coding sequence ATGCCCATCATTGACGCCGTGCTCAACGACTTTTTCTGGCGGGCGCTGATCGGCGGACTGGGCGTAGCCCTGGTCGCCGGGCCCCTGGGCTGCTTCGTGGTCTGGCGCCGAATGGCCTACTTCGGCGATACCCTGGCGCACTCGGCCTTGCTCGGTATTGCCCTGAGTTTCCTGATCAGCGTGCCACTGCACGTTGGCGTGGTAATGACCTGCATGGTACTGGCCATCGCTCTGGTGCTGCTTTCCCGAACCCGCGCCCTCGCCACCGACACCCTTCTGGGAATTCTTGCTCACAGCGCCCTGGCCATTGGCCTGGTGACACTCAGTTTCATGCCCGACGTCCGGGTGGATCTCACCGGCCTGTTGTTTGGCGACCTGCTGGCCATGAGCCGGGCCGACCTGTTCTGGATCTATGGGGGTGCTGCGGTGATCCTGACCCTGCTGGCTACTCTCTGGCATGGTCTTCTGATGAGCACCATTCACCCGGAACTAGCCCGGGTGGAAGGCCTGCCGGTGGAGCGTCTGCGCCTGGTCCTGGTCCTGATGTTTTCCCTGGTGATTGCGGTGGCGATGAAAATCGTTGGCGTGCTGCTGATTACTGCCCTGCTGATCATTCCGGCTGCCACCGCCCGACGCCTGGCCCACGGCCCGGAACACATGGTTGGGCTGGCGATGGTGTTTGGTTTCATCGCGGTGACCGGCGGCTTAAGCCTGTCCTGGTACCTGGACACACCGGCAGGCCCTTCCGCCGTAGTGACCGCATTCCTGACCTTCGTGCTGGTCTATGGCACCGCCGGCAAAGCCCGAATCTGA
- a CDS encoding PAS domain-containing protein: MDSTSTHPSGWHRLWPGLWVPLVILIVGVASTAFTAHQESHRARQLAEARYQAEHQALVHLLLARAPGRVSDDALAQRATREWLQAVFTNALPPSLGVRVDTLSRHTKRPLFQIRTQGPIDPTLALRTEVSSENFSWMLTTVPARALLEQASDTALRNVWLAGGCLTLVATVLALIQCRRLHTKTKQIWEMELQEAGFDQQVSNLQVEKTILRRALDDSEQRSRDLVALSGAIIGELDETGHIGFISPQLAELLERAPADLAGHPFEQLMVANCRENFRRALNAARADQSIERIDVPLHHGDGESTVEVTLRILALTDPVHGLSGFRLSAVPHP, encoded by the coding sequence ATGGACAGCACATCGACTCATCCATCGGGCTGGCACCGCCTTTGGCCAGGCCTATGGGTGCCATTGGTCATTCTGATCGTCGGCGTGGCGTCGACGGCGTTCACTGCCCATCAGGAATCACACCGGGCCCGCCAACTGGCCGAGGCTCGTTATCAAGCCGAACACCAGGCCCTGGTTCACCTGTTGCTGGCGCGGGCCCCAGGGCGGGTCAGTGACGATGCGCTGGCGCAACGCGCAACCCGGGAATGGCTACAAGCTGTATTCACGAATGCGCTACCGCCCAGCCTAGGTGTCCGGGTTGATACCTTGTCCAGACACACCAAGCGCCCGCTGTTCCAAATTCGGACCCAAGGTCCCATTGACCCCACGCTGGCTCTGCGTACCGAAGTCAGCTCGGAGAATTTCAGCTGGATGTTGACCACGGTGCCAGCCCGGGCCCTCCTCGAACAGGCCTCCGACACCGCACTCAGAAACGTCTGGCTGGCTGGCGGCTGCCTGACCCTGGTGGCGACCGTGCTGGCGTTGATTCAGTGCCGCCGATTGCACACCAAAACGAAACAGATCTGGGAGATGGAGCTTCAGGAAGCGGGCTTCGACCAGCAAGTCAGCAATCTACAGGTCGAGAAAACCATTCTGCGCCGGGCTCTTGATGACAGTGAGCAACGCAGCCGAGATCTGGTGGCACTGTCCGGAGCGATCATTGGTGAACTCGACGAAACCGGCCACATTGGATTTATTTCGCCGCAACTCGCTGAGTTGCTGGAACGGGCACCGGCCGATCTCGCCGGCCATCCCTTTGAACAACTGATGGTAGCTAACTGCCGAGAGAATTTTAGACGGGCATTGAACGCCGCCCGCGCCGACCAATCCATCGAACGCATTGACGTGCCACTGCATCATGGCGACGGCGAGAGCACTGTCGAGGTCACGCTACGCATCCTTGCACTGACCGACCCGGTGCATGGCCTCAGCGGCTTTCGCCTCAGCGCCGTGCCCCACCCCTGA
- a CDS encoding CDGSH iron-sulfur domain-containing protein produces the protein MSDDKALVASKTPYSVLVEAGKNYLWCACGRSQNQPFCDGSHKGTGFTPVKFTAEKKEWVWFCGCKQTGSAPLCDGTHKTLT, from the coding sequence ATGAGTGATGACAAGGCGCTGGTGGCCAGTAAGACACCCTATTCCGTGCTGGTTGAGGCGGGTAAAAACTACCTGTGGTGCGCGTGTGGCCGAAGCCAGAACCAACCGTTTTGCGATGGCTCCCACAAAGGCACCGGATTCACCCCGGTAAAATTTACCGCGGAAAAAAAGGAGTGGGTCTGGTTCTGCGGTTGCAAACAGACCGGTTCGGCGCCTTTGTGCGATGGCACTCACAAGACCCTGACATAG
- the arsB gene encoding ACR3 family arsenite efflux transporter has protein sequence MGLFERYLSVWVALAILLGMTTGSLFPDGYEVIANLTYAHVNLVVAVFIWAMIYPMMVQIDFSAIRQVGREPRGLVLTLVVNWLIKPFTMAALGWLFFKVLFAGMIDPATATEYIAGMILLGVAPCTAMVFVWSQLTRGNAAYTLVQVSVNDVIMVFAFAPIAALLLGLSSITVPWQTLLLSVLLYVVAPLIAGVLTRRYLLRQGKQRLDGWLHHSKPTTVLGLLATVALLFGLQAERILDNPVAIGLIAIPLLIQSYGIFVIAYLAARKLQLPHNIAAPAGLIGTSNFFELAVAVAISLFGLTSGAALATVVGVLVEVPVMLSLVALANRTRHWFPQPISS, from the coding sequence ATGGGCCTGTTCGAACGCTACCTCAGTGTCTGGGTCGCCCTGGCCATTCTCCTTGGCATGACCACCGGCAGCCTGTTCCCGGACGGGTACGAAGTCATAGCCAACCTGACCTACGCACACGTGAACCTGGTCGTCGCCGTGTTCATCTGGGCCATGATTTACCCGATGATGGTCCAGATCGACTTTTCGGCAATCCGACAGGTGGGCCGCGAGCCGCGCGGGCTGGTGCTGACATTGGTGGTGAACTGGCTGATTAAACCCTTCACCATGGCCGCCCTCGGCTGGCTGTTCTTCAAGGTGTTGTTCGCGGGGATGATTGATCCGGCCACCGCCACCGAATACATCGCCGGGATGATTCTGCTTGGGGTCGCGCCCTGCACCGCCATGGTGTTCGTATGGAGTCAGCTGACCCGAGGCAACGCTGCCTATACCCTGGTTCAGGTGTCGGTGAACGACGTCATCATGGTCTTTGCGTTTGCGCCGATTGCCGCGTTGCTCCTGGGCCTGTCCTCCATCACCGTGCCCTGGCAGACGCTGTTGCTGTCTGTTTTGCTGTATGTGGTCGCACCCCTGATTGCTGGCGTACTGACCCGACGCTATCTTTTAAGGCAGGGCAAGCAACGCCTGGACGGATGGCTACACCACAGCAAACCGACCACGGTGCTCGGGCTGCTGGCAACCGTGGCCCTGCTGTTCGGGCTTCAGGCCGAGCGCATCCTAGACAACCCGGTCGCGATTGGGCTGATCGCGATACCGCTGCTGATCCAGAGCTACGGCATTTTCGTCATCGCTTATCTGGCCGCCCGAAAGCTGCAACTGCCCCACAATATTGCGGCGCCGGCCGGGCTGATCGGTACTTCAAACTTTTTTGAACTGGCGGTGGCCGTTGCAATCAGCCTGTTTGGGCTGACCTCGGGCGCGGCCCTGGCGACCGTGGTCGGCGTTCTGGTGGAGGTTCCGGTTATGCTATCGCTGGTGGCCCTCGCAAACCGGACCCGACACTGGTTTCCTCAGCCAATCTCATCCTGA
- a CDS encoding ArsJ-associated glyceraldehyde-3-phosphate dehydrogenase, with protein sequence MSTIKVGINGFGRIGRLALRAAWDWPGIEFVAINDPGADAGTLAHLLTFDSIHGRWNRDAGVEGTHIVIDERRIRVTHNRTIAETDWSGCDVVIEASGVMKKVDVLQAYLDQGVKRVVVTAPVKEAGAKNLVVGVNDHLFDPGTDRIVTAASCTTNCLAPVVKVIHEKLGIKHGSITTIHSLTNTQTIIDAPHKDLRRARACGSSLIPTTTGSATAIIEIFPELKGRLDGHAVRVPLTNASLTDCVFEVDTPTDRDTVNQLLKEAAEGELDGILGYEERPLVSIDYQTDPRSSIIDALSTMVVNDTQVKIYAWYDNEWGYANRTAELMRKVGAD encoded by the coding sequence ATGAGCACCATCAAAGTAGGCATTAACGGCTTTGGCCGAATTGGCAGGCTAGCGTTGCGTGCCGCCTGGGACTGGCCAGGCATTGAGTTTGTAGCCATCAACGACCCGGGCGCGGATGCCGGAACACTGGCCCACCTGCTCACCTTCGACAGTATTCACGGACGCTGGAACCGGGACGCCGGCGTGGAGGGCACTCATATAGTGATCGACGAACGCCGTATCCGGGTGACCCACAACCGCACCATCGCCGAGACCGACTGGTCCGGTTGTGACGTGGTCATCGAAGCCAGTGGTGTGATGAAGAAGGTCGACGTGCTACAGGCCTATCTGGATCAAGGCGTCAAGCGGGTGGTGGTTACTGCCCCGGTGAAAGAGGCCGGCGCCAAGAACCTGGTCGTAGGCGTGAACGATCACCTGTTCGACCCGGGCACCGATCGGATCGTTACCGCCGCCTCCTGCACCACCAATTGCCTGGCGCCGGTGGTCAAGGTGATCCATGAAAAACTGGGCATCAAGCACGGCTCCATCACCACCATCCATAGCCTGACCAACACCCAGACCATCATCGACGCCCCACACAAGGACCTGCGCCGGGCCCGGGCCTGCGGCAGTTCGCTGATTCCGACCACCACCGGCTCGGCCACCGCCATCATCGAGATCTTTCCGGAGCTGAAGGGCCGGCTCGATGGGCACGCGGTCCGTGTCCCCCTCACCAATGCCTCCCTGACCGACTGCGTGTTTGAAGTCGACACGCCAACGGACCGGGACACCGTAAACCAATTGCTGAAAGAAGCCGCCGAGGGCGAACTGGACGGGATTCTTGGCTACGAGGAACGGCCGCTGGTGTCCATCGACTACCAGACCGATCCCCGCTCCTCGATCATCGATGCGCTGTCGACCATGGTGGTCAACGACACTCAGGTCAAAATCTACGCCTGGTACGACAACGAATGGGGCTATGCCAACCGCACCGCCGAACTGATGCGCAAGGTGGGCGCTGACTGA
- the arsJ gene encoding organoarsenical effux MFS transporter ArsJ: protein MTAAIRQYLVITGNYWTFTLTDGALRMLVVLHFHQLGYSPLEIALLFVFYEFFGVVTNLLGGYLGARMGLNRTMNLGLLLQIVALAMLAVPAAALTVPWVMAAQALSGIAKDLNKMSAKSGIKLLVSDAEQGKLYRWVALLTGSKNTLKGVGFFLGGVLLMAIGFQGAVIAMAAVLVLIWLSSLVLLQQELGKSKAKPKFTDILSKSRPINLLSGARLFLFGARDVWFVVALPVYLHTVFGWDFWQVGGFMASWVIGYGIVQTLAPRITGDQAGRLPAVLWAALLAVVPAAIALGLTTGVSPQVAVVGGLLLFGVLFAINSSLHSYLIVSYARGDGVSLDVGFYYMSNAAGRLLGTVLSGWVYQVYGLEACLWLSCGLIALAALIATGLPERRPAPA, encoded by the coding sequence ATGACCGCCGCCATCCGACAGTATCTGGTCATTACCGGCAATTACTGGACCTTTACCCTGACCGACGGTGCCCTGAGAATGCTGGTGGTGCTGCATTTCCACCAGCTCGGCTACTCACCGCTGGAAATTGCCCTGCTCTTTGTCTTCTACGAGTTCTTCGGCGTGGTCACCAATCTGCTTGGAGGCTATCTGGGCGCGCGCATGGGCCTCAATCGCACCATGAATCTGGGCCTGTTGCTGCAGATCGTGGCGCTGGCCATGCTGGCCGTGCCAGCCGCCGCCTTGACAGTACCCTGGGTCATGGCGGCCCAGGCCCTGTCCGGCATTGCCAAGGACCTGAACAAGATGTCAGCCAAGAGCGGCATCAAGCTGCTGGTCTCGGATGCCGAGCAGGGCAAGCTCTACCGCTGGGTGGCGCTCCTGACCGGCTCCAAGAACACCCTCAAGGGCGTGGGTTTCTTCCTGGGCGGCGTGCTGCTGATGGCGATCGGGTTCCAGGGCGCGGTCATTGCCATGGCTGCGGTGCTGGTGCTGATCTGGCTATCAAGTCTGGTGCTGCTGCAGCAGGAGCTTGGCAAGAGCAAGGCCAAACCCAAGTTCACCGACATCCTGTCCAAGAGCCGCCCGATCAACCTGCTCTCGGGCGCCCGACTATTCCTGTTCGGCGCCCGGGACGTCTGGTTCGTGGTGGCCCTGCCGGTGTACCTGCACACGGTGTTCGGTTGGGATTTCTGGCAGGTGGGTGGTTTCATGGCCAGCTGGGTCATTGGCTACGGTATCGTGCAGACCCTGGCACCACGCATCACCGGCGATCAGGCCGGACGCCTGCCGGCGGTGCTCTGGGCCGCGCTTCTGGCGGTAGTTCCGGCGGCCATTGCACTGGGGCTGACCACCGGAGTCTCACCGCAGGTGGCGGTGGTTGGCGGGCTGCTGCTGTTCGGTGTGCTGTTCGCCATCAACTCGTCCCTGCACAGCTACCTGATCGTCAGCTATGCCCGGGGCGACGGTGTGTCCCTGGACGTTGGCTTTTATTACATGTCCAACGCCGCAGGTCGGCTGCTTGGCACCGTGCTGTCGGGCTGGGTCTACCAGGTTTACGGTCTCGAGGCCTGCCTATGGCTCTCCTGCGGGCTGATCGCTCTGGCCGCACTGATTGCCACCGGGCTGCCGGAACGGCGCCCGGCTCCGGCCTGA
- a CDS encoding patatin-like phospholipase family protein, with protein MTAIHTRPPALTIRAGRRAMQRLKDKPLGPEDVHVVPGAAGGPKALGLSGLDKAIFGDWLPAVPQERSLIGSSIGSWRFAAVASSDNPKAQLAKLAELYTSQRFAKGVSAAEVSRKSVLFLETLLAGCEDYILNHPWYRLNVVVVRSLGMLEHDTRGRLSLGLMNAISANMVSRRHLGRFMERGILHDARLKAPVSKLIDFPSHEVALTRDNLLPALLASASIPMVMSGVRNIPGAPEGVYRDGGLLDYHLDLPYEQPGVILYPHFTDKVVPGWFDKTLPWRRGDATRLQDVVLVAPSKEYLETLPDRKLPDRKDFEAYVNDDRGRERSWHKAIAESDRLGDEFMELTETGKLTEVLRPL; from the coding sequence ATGACCGCAATTCATACCCGGCCGCCAGCACTGACGATCCGAGCCGGTCGGCGTGCTATGCAGCGGCTGAAAGACAAGCCACTGGGTCCGGAAGATGTCCATGTTGTTCCTGGGGCCGCTGGAGGCCCCAAAGCCCTCGGGCTTAGTGGCCTGGACAAAGCGATTTTCGGCGACTGGTTGCCGGCAGTCCCGCAGGAGCGTTCGCTGATTGGCTCGTCCATTGGCAGCTGGCGCTTTGCCGCGGTAGCCTCCTCCGACAATCCCAAGGCGCAGTTGGCGAAACTGGCCGAACTCTATACCTCCCAGCGGTTTGCCAAGGGCGTCAGCGCAGCGGAAGTCAGTCGCAAGAGTGTGCTGTTCCTGGAAACGCTGCTGGCCGGTTGTGAGGATTACATTCTCAACCATCCCTGGTATCGGCTGAATGTCGTGGTGGTGCGCAGTCTGGGGATGCTCGAACACGATACCCGGGGCCGGCTCAGTCTAGGGCTGATGAACGCCATCAGTGCCAACATGGTTAGCCGTCGTCACCTGGGCCGATTCATGGAGCGGGGTATTCTGCACGACGCCCGGCTCAAGGCCCCTGTCTCCAAGCTGATTGATTTTCCCAGCCACGAAGTGGCCCTGACCCGTGACAACCTGTTGCCGGCCCTGTTGGCCTCCGCGTCCATCCCCATGGTGATGTCCGGGGTTCGCAATATTCCGGGTGCGCCTGAGGGGGTGTACCGGGACGGCGGGTTGTTGGATTATCACCTGGACCTGCCCTACGAGCAGCCCGGGGTGATTCTGTACCCGCACTTCACCGACAAGGTGGTGCCGGGCTGGTTTGACAAGACCCTTCCCTGGCGCCGCGGCGATGCCACCCGGTTACAGGACGTGGTGTTGGTGGCGCCGTCGAAGGAATACCTGGAGACCCTGCCTGACCGAAAGCTGCCGGACCGGAAGGATTTTGAGGCCTATGTGAACGATGATCGGGGCCGGGAACGATCCTGGCACAAGGCGATCGCGGAGAGCGACCGCCTGGGTGACGAGTTCATGGAACTGACCGAGACCGGCAAGCTGACCGAGGTGTTGCGTCCGCTCTGA
- a CDS encoding GGDEF domain-containing protein has translation MNLFFPGDQIARNPTLAVLGFRRQLMYHLHFWAFVAIAPLILVQWQQEHYLLSGLLILFCLNALLVIAFLKFRNTYFLNGRLFPLLAMIAAGYSTVINGHSGLYWAYPAATALFFLLPLREAAASNIVFISVMAVISFLYLPEAEFWRIVVSLALTCIFAMVFAWLVGKLQQELTWLATTDPLTGCLNRSQLADVLNTQIQMRERYERVSSLILLDLDFFKAINDEWGHQAGDQVLREMATRLRKRLREIDQLFRIGGEEFMIVLPETRQRDADTLAHQLLASISARPFLNNVKVTASASVAEVSQGETWSVWLNRADQALYQAKSKGRDQVVNAQRPSPSAAGTLPDSTTT, from the coding sequence GTGAATCTGTTTTTCCCAGGTGACCAAATCGCCCGCAATCCTACCCTTGCCGTTCTGGGCTTCCGACGGCAACTGATGTACCACCTTCACTTCTGGGCATTTGTTGCAATCGCTCCGCTGATCCTGGTGCAGTGGCAGCAGGAGCATTATCTGCTGTCCGGCCTTCTGATTCTGTTCTGTTTGAACGCGCTCCTGGTGATCGCCTTTTTAAAGTTTCGCAATACTTACTTTCTGAACGGGCGTCTCTTTCCGCTCCTCGCCATGATTGCCGCCGGCTACTCCACCGTGATCAACGGCCACTCCGGCCTTTACTGGGCCTATCCGGCCGCAACCGCGCTGTTCTTCCTGCTACCCCTGCGCGAAGCCGCCGCCAGCAATATCGTGTTCATCTCGGTAATGGCCGTCATTTCCTTCCTGTACCTTCCGGAAGCCGAATTCTGGCGGATTGTCGTGTCTCTGGCGCTGACTTGCATCTTCGCCATGGTCTTTGCCTGGCTGGTGGGCAAACTGCAGCAGGAGCTGACCTGGCTAGCCACCACCGATCCGCTTACCGGCTGCCTGAACCGATCTCAGTTGGCCGACGTCCTGAATACGCAAATCCAGATGCGGGAGCGTTACGAACGGGTGTCGAGCCTGATATTACTGGATCTGGATTTTTTCAAGGCCATCAATGATGAGTGGGGGCACCAAGCCGGTGACCAGGTGCTGAGAGAGATGGCGACGCGACTCCGCAAACGGCTTAGGGAAATCGACCAGCTGTTCCGAATCGGCGGTGAGGAATTCATGATCGTACTGCCCGAGACCCGCCAGCGTGACGCCGACACCCTTGCCCATCAGCTCCTGGCCAGCATCAGCGCGCGGCCATTCCTGAACAACGTCAAAGTGACTGCCAGCGCCAGTGTCGCCGAGGTAAGCCAGGGGGAAACCTGGTCGGTGTGGTTAAACCGAGCGGACCAAGCGCTGTATCAAGCCAAGTCCAAAGGCCGGGATCAGGTGGTCAACGCCCAGCGGCCGTCACCCTCTGCCGCCGGCACCCTGCCGGATTCGACGACGACCTGA